The genomic window TTGCCCCGGTCCGGTGTCGAGAGGAGGGTGAACTTCTTGCGGTGCACGGGGTGACGGGCGAGGTGACCTTCGATGTCTCCTTCCCGGGCAGGGGGGGTGCCTTTGAGTACGGCGAGGTAGAGTTTCTTCGTCTCTTTTTCCTTGAACTGTGCGGCGAGGAAGTGGTGGGTGGCGGGGTCTTTGGCCACCACGAGGACGCCCGAGGTGTCTTTGTCGAGGCGGTGGACGATGCCGATGCGCATGCGTTCCTCGTCATCGAGCTCCTCCGAGGTGGCGCGGGCGGCGAGTTCGTGTGAGTAGTGGAGGAGGCCGTGGACGAGGGTGCCGGTGGGGTTGCCCGCCCCGGGGTGTACGACGAGGCCCTGGGGTTTGTCGATGACGAGGCAGTGCGGGTCTTCGTAGAGGATGGTGAAGGGGACGGGTTCGGGGGTGAGATCGGGTGGGGCTTCGGGGAGGAGGGTGCCGGCGATGCGGGCGCCGGCGTGGACGCGCTGGGAGGGTTTGGCGGGCCGGCCGTCGAGGGCAAGATCGGCGATGCGCTGCTTGACCTGGCTGCGGGTGATGCCGAGGAGTTCGGCGAGGGCCTGGTCGAGACGGAGTCCGTCGAGGTGGGGGGGGACGTGGAGGGAGAAGGGGGTGGGGTCAGTCATGGGCATCCCCGGGGGTGGGGTAGGTGGCGAAGGGGGAGGGTGCGGCGTGAAGGGGGGCGGGCCGGAGGGGAAGGAGGGGCTGAGAGGCCTGGGGGGCGGGGGTGGGGGCCGGGGCGGCGGGCCGGGAGGAGCGGCGGCGAGCCACGATGAGGGCGTCGATGAAGGCGGCCGCGAGCGAGATGCCGCCGGCGATGAGGTAGATGCGGAGGTGCTCCTCGTCGGAGAGTGGCTCGCCGCCGGGCTGAGTAAAGGGGGCGGGGGCGTAGCGGGGATCCCAGTCGTGGGTGGCGTAGCGGTAGAGGGAGTACCCGAGGTTGGTGAACAAGAGGGCAAAGGGGAAGATGCCCAGTGAGATGATCTCGAACCGGCGGATGGTGTGCGCCCAGGTGGGGAACTCCTCGGGCCGGTAGGGTTCGTAGGGCGGGGGGGTGGCCTCGGGGGAGAGGGGGGTGAGGGGGAGGGCGAGGAGGACGAGGAGGGAGGTGAGGCGGGCTCTCACGGGGCACGCTCCCC from Spirochaeta thermophila DSM 6192 includes these protein-coding regions:
- a CDS encoding RluA family pseudouridine synthase → MTDPTPFSLHVPPHLDGLRLDQALAELLGITRSQVKQRIADLALDGRPAKPSQRVHAGARIAGTLLPEAPPDLTPEPVPFTILYEDPHCLVIDKPQGLVVHPGAGNPTGTLVHGLLHYSHELAARATSEELDDEERMRIGIVHRLDKDTSGVLVVAKDPATHHFLAAQFKEKETKKLYLAVLKGTPPAREGDIEGHLARHPVHRKKFTLLSTPDRGKYSHTRYRLLAAFGTHSFVALYPTTGRTHQLRVHTAALGCPILGDPLYARPDTRFPDATLMLHAYLLTIRIPGRGLLTFRAPLPRRFKQILRALARASDGDPR